The sequence CCTTCACTCGTGCGGAGTCCGCCGACCAGTTCGCCATCGATCAGACTCGGGGCCACAATCCACGGCTGGCGTCCGACCTCAGCTGCGACCCAGCCCGCTTCATTGGCGATGAACGCCAGAGCGACCGCGAACACAAAATACCACAGCAGCCAGCGGGTTTCGAACAATGTGCCTCGATACCAGAGCAGGCAGGCGAACAGCGTACTGGCGATGAACAGGCTGCCGATGGCGATCATCAGATGATACGCCTGAAATGTGAGCCAGACGGGCGGGCGGCCCCACTGATCTTCGAGTTGATCGAATCCCGGGACCGGCGTCTTGAAGTTGTTGTGAACCAGAAAGCTGAGCATGCCGGGAATCTCGATGCCGTACTTCACGGTTTCGGTTTCATCGTCCGGCCAGCCGAACAGATATAACCCGGTGCTCTCTTCCGTCTCGTAAAGCCCCTCCATCGCCGCCAGTTTCGCCGGCTGATATTCGGCGACCATATTGGCATTCGAATGTCCCGAAACCAGCTGGGCCAGAGAAGAGACTGTCGCCAGCAGCAGCGCCCCGGTGAAGGATCGCTTCGCAAACTCCAGATGCCGACCTTTGAGTATGTACCAGGCCGAGATGCTCATCACGAAGAACGCCCCGAGAATGAACGCGCCGATCCAGACGTGAATCAGCCGGTCGATTGTCGAGGGATTAAAGACCATCGCCCAGAAGTCGACGATCTCGGCTCGCTCAAAGGTCTGACCGTTAATCACAACCTCGCGAATCTCATGACCGGTCGGCGTCTGCTGCCAGGAGTTGGCGATCGTGATCCAGACCGACGAGAAAATTCCGCCGAGACAGACCATCAGCGTGGCGAAGAAATGCATCTTCGGCCCGACGCGATCCCAGCCGAACAGGAGCAGCGAAAGAAATCCCGACTCCAGAAAGAAAGCGAAGATCCCCTCAGCCGCCAGAGCGGAGCCGAAGACATCGCCGACGTAGCGGGAATAAGCGGCCCAGTTGGTGCCGAACTCGAATTCCATCACAATGCCGGTCACGACGCCGAGTGCGAAATTGAGCCCGAAGATCTTGGTCCAGAAGCGAGCCGCCTCCTCGAAGATAGGCTGCTTCGTTCGCAGATACATGCCTTCCAGGTAAACCAGAATCACTCCCAGCCCGATGGTGAGGGGAGGAAACAGGTAATGGAACATGATCGTGAAAGCGAACTGCAATCGCGACAGCAGAAGAACGTCCATCGAAGCTATCCATGTGTCAGACCTCGGGATTCGTTCGGGTATTCTAAATGAGACCGAGCCTTTGTACGACCCGCCATTTTGTCGCGGGGGCCGTGTTGGCGAACCGGTTCCTCCCCGCGATGTCCTTCCATCGTTGACAGTCCCTTTGTTGACTCTTCATATTTGAGTGACGTCGCTGCTGGTTGGGGAACGGATTCCTAACGATCCCTCTACTTCAGTGGACATTCAGCTCTCGACCGGATTCCCGGCGGACTGTCGTTCTATTACGTCTGAGCAGGTAAGTTTCTTTCATGATTGTCGGCATCGATCTGGGTACGACGAATTCCCTTTGCGCCGTTTTTCAGGACGGGCAACCGGTCATTATTCCCAGCAGTCATGGTCGCAGCCTCACCCCGTCAATCGTCGGCGTGCTCGATTCCGGCGAACTCCTCGTCGGCGACGCGGCTCGCGATCTTCGCGTCACCCGGCCTCAACACGTCGCCTCCCGGTTCAAGCGGCTGATGGGCACGCAGGAAACGGTTTCGCTCCACAGTAAACAGCTCAACGCGGCTGAACTCTCGAGCCTCGTCCTGAAATCGCTCAAGCAGGATGCCGAAGCGTACCTCGGCGAAGACGTGACCGATGCCGTCATCACCGTGCCGGCTTACTTCAATGAACTGCAGCGACGAGCCACGAAACTGGCCGGCGAACTGGCCGGGCTGCGGGTGAACCGCATCATCAACGAACCGACTGCAGCCGCGCTCGCCTATGGATTTCACGATCGCGATGCCGAGAAGAATCTGCTCGTCATCGACCTCGGCGGCGGCACTTTTGATGTCACAATGATGGAAGTCTTTGAAGGGACACTCGAGATCATCGCTTCGGCCGGCGAGAGCACACTCGGTGGAGAAGACTTCACCGATCGTCTGCTCGGACACGTGCTGCAGACCATGCAGATGCATCTGGAGTCAGCTGAGATTCGACTGCCTCTGATGGTCTCCCGACTGCGGGATGAGTGCGAACGAGCCAAACGTCAACTGGGCAACGTCGAACAGATCGACATTCGCATTCCGGAGGATGATGGTCACTTTGCCGAATCACCGCGGACCGTTTCCATCACGACGGCTCTTTTCTCCGAGATTGTCCAGCCGTTGCTGGAGCGGGTCCGTCGCCCCATTGCCCGTGTCCTTCGCGATGCCGGACTCTCCCCCGATCAGGTCGAGGACGTCATCCTCGTCGGCGGGGCAACCCGCATGCCCGTGCTCAAGACGTGTGTGCGGGAGATCTTCGACCAGGAACCACTCTGCACCCACAATCCAGACGAAGTCGTCGCCCTCGGCGCAGCTATTCAGGCGGCTCTGCTGTCCAACGATGAAGCGGTGCAGGACATCGTGATGACGGACGTCTGTCCGTTCACGCTGGGCGTTGAAATCACCAAGCACATTGGCGGTCACGATGTCGAAGGCTTCTTTCTGCCGATCATCCATCGCAACACAACCCTGCCCGTATCGGCCGAAGAAATTGTTTCCACCGTGCGTGCCAATCAACGGGAAGTGGTGATCCGGGTCTACCAGGGCGAGCATCGGAAAATCGAGGGGAACCTGTCTCTGGGTGAACTGCGCGTCACCGGCATCCCCCCCGCTCCCGCCGGCGTGCCGATCCGGATTCGCTTCACCTACGATCTGAACGGCCTGCTCGAAGTCGAAGCCCTCGTCGACAGCACCGGTCGCAAATTCAGCACCGTGCTGACCAACCACGCCCAGCATCTTTCCAAGAAGGAAATCGAGGACGCGGTCAGCAAACTGCAGGACCTCAAGTTCTATCCGCGCGACGAAGTTGAGAATCAGCAGCTGCTGCGATTCAGCGAACGGGTCCTGGGGGAAATCTCGCCCCAGGAACGGCAGGCGTTTGAAGAGATTATCGACAGTTTCGAAATTGCCATGGCTTCCGGCGACCCGTCCTACTTCCAGCAAGTTCGAGCTTTCCTGCTGGAACGCCTCTCCGAACTCGGCTTCCCCCACGACAGCGGCGAGGGCTCCGCGGAGTGAGATGCATACCTCGGCCGACGAGCCTCCCTTCTTAACGCGAAGCATCCGTCAGGCACAGGGGAACGCGATTCCCTTACTAACGTTTCGGGTTACGATTCATCGGATCGAAGATCCGAGCTGATCGACGAACCGAAATCGTCCCACCCACGGGAGGCGGAAGCCTGCCCTGCTCTCAGGCGGCGAGCCTCGTTTGCTCGGCGATGGGTGTGGTCTCTACAGCCAGTGGCCGGATGCGGTGAATCTGAATCGCCGTCACAAATGTCGATACCGCCCACCCGACCGCATACACGATGCCGAGAGACCAGAGCGTGTCGCTTAGATAATGTCCGCCCTGAACGATACGGGAGAGGCTCATCAATCCGCCGTAACAGAGCCCCACAGTCAGCAGCGACCAGCGCCAGCGTCGGGTGCGGCACAGGAATGCGGGCGTGATCAGATAAAAGCCAATCGAGGCATGTCCGGACGGAAACGACGAGTTGTAGTGGACTTTGTCCCCGAAACCGAACGCGGGTTGATACGCTTTCACGCCCCCCAGTTCGACCACTTCCCGGGGACGCGGGCGGCTGAAGAACGGTTTCAACGAACCATTCACGAGCAGTCCGGGACCAATCAGCAAAACCCAGGTCAACACCACCGCAGCTCGGGCGCGATCGTCCCAGCGCCAGCGGAGACAGGCAATCAGTCCCCAGAACAAGGCAATCACACCGACAACCACGCCGGGGAACACGAACCATTCATCAATCGTCTGCCACGGATCGACATCGGCCAGCGGCCATTCTTTCGCATTAACGTCATAGAACCACCGCGAGATCTCCAGATCCCATCGACTCCACTCCAGTAGCACGGTCCCCAGCAGCAGCGTGCAGAGAGGGATCGCCAGCGGAAGTCGCAGGCGAGTAATCTGCCCGGCGTTACGGTAGGTCTGAACGAAGCTCTGCAGCATGGGTCGGTCTTATCTGATGGTGCGTGAGGCGGGGTTCCTGGCAGTGCGTTCAATCGCGTCAGCTTCCGCAGCGGAGGCGCTCCGGGTGCGGAAAATCTCATACTCTCGCAGTCGCCCGCTTCCGAGCTCGGTCGAAATCGTGCCAAGCGACTCCCATTCGGCAAACGACTGATTCAACGAAGCGGGGAGCTTCGGGTTCACGTCGGTAATCACGTAGGCTGCTCCCGCCTGGTCCGTATCCGGCTTGGGCCACAGGTCGTACTGACACTGCACCCCGGCGTCATCCTGCGACCAGAGGGGAATCAACGGCTGCGAAGGAAGATAGAAAGCGAGGCCGCTGGTGATATCCCGGCCAGCCGTAGAGATGATCAACGGATTTTCCACGCCGGTCGACTTCGCATCGTTCTTAACGACGTCATCGAACTGCTGAGCCAGCGTCTCCCATCCCCGCAATCGGCAGGTGATGTCGAGCGGACTTCCCGCCAGCGGAGACAAGGGAACGACAGTCACCGCGGCATAAGTAATGGCGGTACAAACGAGCCCGGTCTGCCAGCAGCGACTCAGCGTTTTCTCGCGGGACTTGAACAGGTTGTTCAACGTCGATCGCCCCAGCAGCACAGCCGAGACGAGGATGACCGCGGCCGGATAACAGGCCGCTGGCCAGTTCGGCTCCAGTCGACGGGTCGCGCTCAGGGCAAGAATCCCTAACATCGGCACGCCGGAGAAGCAGACGAGGTAGCGTTCGCCAGGCGTCAGCGTTTTGAACTTTCGGAAGGCGGCGTACATGGTCACGACGATCACGAACCACAGCATCGGCGAGGCGACGCCCACCTGCCCCAGAATAAACTCCGCGAACCGGGCAAACTGGGTCATCCATGTGACGGAGTTCTCGGAGAAGTGCGACGCGGTATGCTCAAGTGTGATCCAGTCGTTCCGCATGTTCCAGATGAGGACGGGGGCCAGGAACGCCAGCCCCGCCGCAGCCGTCGACCAGATGCGGCCCGAAAACCACATCGCCCGGCGTTCGGGCGTTGCCAGCAGAAACAGACCGGCAAGCGGGAAGAAGCCAAGCATCGTCTGCTTCGAAAGGATTCCCAGACCGAGCAACAGAGCCGTGATTGCACACCACTTGAGTGGAGGCGTCTTGACCGACGTCATCATCCAGAAACCGTACAACGCTCCGGCCCAGCAGAACAGAAATGGAGCATCGATCGTCATCAGAAAGCTGAGAGCCGTTTGCCCGGGCGTGAGCGCCAGCAGCAGGACCGACAGCACGCCCACACGATACGAGAAGAGCCGGGCTCCCAGATGATACACCCAGAGCAGCCCGAACGTGCCCAGCAGCGCAGCCGGGAGACGGACCGCAAATTCGCTCGGGCCGAGGAGCGTCGTCGAAAGCCAGTTGATCCAGGCGATCATCGGAGGCTTGCTGTAATAGCCGAAGTCGAGCCGCCGCGACCAGTCCCAGTAATAGGATTCATCGGCGATCAAATCGACCGGCGAAGACAGAATAAAGCCGAGCCGCACGAGCAGCAGCGTCCCGATCAGCCACGAGAGTGGCCTCTGTGCCAGGGACGCTTTGAGTCGTTCGACCAGCGATTGCCCCTGTCCTGATGGAGACGGTTGGGTTTCGGTAATGGCAGGCATTGAATCAGTTCTCAGCTATTTGATTTCTTATGAATTCGTTCAGGTCTCGACACGATCGAGCATCCAGACGGTCAACGGCGTCGTCAACAGGAGTGGAATCCAGGCCGCCTGAACCGGTTCAGCCACCTGCAGGGCGGGCAGAAACCGCACTGCATAGGTGCTGCCGATGATGGCGAACAGCCAGAAGCCGCACTCTCCCGCATTGACGATCATTCCCCGGCTTTCCTTCTGGAGAATGACCGGGATCGCAATCCAGATCATCAGCCCGGTGAGAAACGGTTCGATCACTCGGGCATGGAAATTAAACTCGAGGTCTCGAGCGGTGTTGTTGTCGATGGCGGGACTGTTAATCCGCTCGACAAGTTGAGCAGTGCTCAGAAAGCCGCTCGACTCCTTGGCTTTATAAATGAGGTCCGGCGTCACATCGCTGACGACGAAGATATTCTCCGGCTGCTTGGAACGCAGCAGATACGATTTCCCCTGTTCGGTCAGCGGGATCTCGGTCATTGATGGATTCGCGTTTCGCAACAGCCACCCGGAAGGTCGATTCCCCTGCCGTGGATAAAACTCAGCTTCATCGGCTTTCAGGCAGATCATGTCCTGGCCGGCAATCTCGGGCGGCAACACGAACGCCGCTTTCTCAATCCGCTGTGTATGCGGGTAAACCGCCCAGCCGTCGATCAGAATCTGGGACGCATGGTCGTATCGCGGGGCGACGAGGTGCAGCGTTTCGGCTCCGCCTCCGCCACGGCTTGAATGCAGATGATGCACGGCGTCTCCCAGGAAGACTTCCCGGTTGACCATCTTCATACCGACCATCACGCAGGCCCCCATCAATAAGGCGGGAGCAAGAACGCGATACGTCGGAATTCCGGCCGAGAGAAACGGTTTGACCTGGCCGCGACGCTTGCACAGCAGAAGGGTCGTCAGTCCCGACATGGCGATCATGGGAACCGAGGCGGCGTCAAAAATGAACAAGCCCATCTTGCCGTAGTAAGCGGCAATATTCAGCACGATCGACAACGGCTTTCCATCGCTGTGATTGACGAAGTCGTCCACGTTGTCGAACAGGTCGATCACCGTGAACAGCCCCAGAATCACGCACAGATAGACGGCGTTGACGAACAGGAACTGTCGAAAAAGTTGACGTTCAAACGTGGTGAGCATGGTCGCGCTGGCAACATCCTTGTCGCAACGGCTGATCGGTCAGATTCCGCAAATCCTTCGCGGTTCGGCAGGTGCGCAGAATCGCCCTGTCGAGAAGAGCCGGATCCTAGCACACCCCCGCCAATGGACGCGAGACCAGATTTCCCGAGAGCCGGACAAGAAAATGAAGAGAATAGCGAGACTTGATAACTCATTCGTAGCTGCGGCATCTTGCCGCCGAAAGGACGCGGGAACCTCAGACCACGTTGAATCGCTTCGACCGATTCTCCGCCAGTAGCCTGGAACCTGTTCGCTGTCGAACACGCACAAACGGCGGCAGGATGCCGCCGCTACGAGAGGGCCGGCCCGCCCCTGCTGGTCCCCGTAAAACTCAGGCATTTTCCCAGGATGCCGCCAGATCTCCCAGCCGGCTCATCACTCCAAAGACGAGACTATCGACCTGGACTTCCCGGCCTGACAGGTCGCTCAGCCCCGGGACTTCCGGAGCCAGCGGTGAGGCTTCCAGAATCAGACTGCCGTGCTGAAGCACCGCACCCTTTCGACGACGCTGGGCACTCCCCAGGACCTTCTGTCCATTGCTTAGGACATCATGCCGGTCGCCGCGGAGGAAGCAGAGGAACTCGCCATTCTGAGCGGCCAGCTCTTCCCCCCGCATCTGGACCGGAATTCCCTGTTCGGCCAGTGCTGCGATGAACGCGGTATGGACGATCGCGTAGAGTGACGTTGGATTCTTTGCCAGCGGATGAGCAGCGGGGAGGGCGAGGCTATAGGTCAATTCGCGGTCGTGGAGAATCGCTCCACCGCCGGAGAGTCGTGTGACTGCGGGTAAATCGGCAAATCGTTCCGCGAGCGGCGCACGCTGCTTCGCCTGAAAATGACCGAGACTGAGGGTCGCTTCGGCCCAGCGGTAGAAGCGGAAGGAGATCTGTTCATCGTCGATGGCCCGCGCGAGCAGTTGCTCGTCGATGGCCATATTCTCTTCGCCGGAGCGCGGGAAGAACTCGAGAAACAGGGAGCCGACGGCTGTGGAAAAGTCTGTCTGCATCCCTGTCCTCAACGCCCTAAATATACGACGGGACCGTTTCTTTCACGCCCTTGGGAGCCTCAACTTCGAAGGCTGTCGGACAGGGGCAGTAGCTCAGCACCGGCTCGCGGGCCGCCTTGACTTCATCTGGACGACTGACTGGCGTCGTTAGCGGAGCGCTCCGCAACGTCTCCGGATCTTCGGCCAGAATCGCCTTGATAGTATCGGCAAACCGATCGAGGGTGAGCTTCGATTCGGTTTCCGTCGGCTCCATCATCATCGCTTCCGGAATGACCAGTGGGAAGTAGACCGTCGGGGCGTGGAAGCCGTAATCGAGCAGCCGCTTCGCGATGTCCATCGCCGTCACGCCCTGCTTCTTCAGCGGAGCAGCGGACGCGACGAACTCGTGCATACAGCGATCTCCGTTGGGGACGTCGAGGACATCCTTGAGCTGCGACAGTAGATAGTTGGCGTTGAGCACGGCGTGTTCAGAAACTTCCCGAAGTCCGACGCCGCCGAGCGTGCGAATGTAGAAGTACCCCCGCAGCAGAATGCCGATGTTGCCAATAAACGACCGCAGCTGACCGACCGACTTGGGTGGCTTCGACAGCTTGTAGACCGTCTTGCCCTGAGCATCGGTTTCACGGGTCACGATTGGCCCCGGCAGGTAGTCGCCGAGGAAATCACGGACCGCAATCGGCCCTGCACCCGGCCCGCCGGCTCCGTGAGGGCCAGTGAAGGTCTTGTGCACGTTGTAGTGCATCATGTCGCCGCCGAAGTCGCCGGGACGCGTCTTGCCGAGAATGGCGTTCATGTTCGCGCCATCGATGTAGACGAGTCCGCCGACATCGTGCAGCATCTCGCTGATCTTCTGAATGTCCTTCTCGAACAGTCCGATCGTGTTCGGATTCGTGATCATGAACACGGCCACTTCTTCCGACAGGTGCTGCTTCAGATCGTCGAGATTGACGAGCCCGGTCGAAGAAGGTTTCAGCTGGACGCACTTGTAACCGGCCATAGCCGCACTGGCGGGATTCGTGCCGTGAGCACTCGCCGGGAAGACAACGGTTTTCCGGTCCTCGCCTTTGCTGGCGAAGTAAGCCGAAGCCGTCAAAATCGCGGCGAACTCGCCCTGAGCCCCGGCGGCTGGATGCAGCGACACCGAAGGCAGTCCGGCGATCTCTCCCAGCATTTCCTGCATCTCGTACAGAACAGCCAGGAGCCCCTGAATATCATTGGTTTCGGCATAGGGATGAGCGTTGATGAAGCCGTTCATCCCCGCCCAGCGTTCGTGCCGCTTCGGGTTGTACTTCATCGTACAGCTGCCGAGCGGATAGAAGTGCGTATCGACCGACATGTTCCGCTGAGACAGACTCACATAGTGCCGAACGATATCCCCTTCGGACAACTCGGGCAGACTCAACGTGTGATCCGCGCGATGTTCATCGGGGATCTGCGAACTCGTGCCGGCTTCGGCCAGTTCTTCCGGCGGGAACGCGGTCGCGCGGCGTCCGGGAACGGAGAGATCCTGCAGAAGCTGAAGGGCGATTTGATTTTCCATGGCTGCGGCCAAATCGTGAAAGAGTCACAAAAGGAAATGAATTACCGGCTGAGGGCGGCAACGAGGCGGTCGATTTCGTCGAAGGTCCGCTTCTCGGTGACAGCGATCAGCAGTGAGTTTTCCGGAACACCATTCGGGAACTCGAATCGATCCAGAACAGGTCCGAGGTTGAAGCCGGCGTTCTGAGCAGCGGCGATCACCTCGTCCACCGGACGGTTGAACTGGAAAACGAACTCTTTGAAGAACGGCTGGGCATACGCCAGTTGTCCCACGCCAGCTTCCGTCAATCGATCGGCCAGGGCGGCTGCTTTCTGGTGACACTGATCGCCCAGCTCGACAAAGCCTTTCGGGCCGAGCTGAGAAATGTAGACCGACGCCCGCAGAGCCATCAGCCCCTGGTTGGTGCAGATGTTACTGGTCGCCTTGTCGCGGCGGATGTGCTGTTCACGCGTCTGGAAATTGAGCACGAACGCACGGCGTCCATCGCGATCCACAGTCTGTCCGATCAGACGTCCCGGCATCTTGCGGACGAACTTCTCACGACAGGCCATGATGCCGAGGTAAGGCCCGCCGAACTGTAGCGGAATACCGAGCGACTGCCCTTCCGCCACGGCAATGTCGATGCCGTAGTCGCCGGGCCGCTTCATCACGCCGAGACTGACCGGATCGAAGACTTCGATCGCCAGAGCCCCGGCTGCGTGAGCCTGATCAACGACGGACTGCACATCTTCAAAGCAGCCGAAGAAGTTCGGATGCTGCACGACGACGGCTGCGGTCTGATCGTTGATCAGCGAGCCGGCCTGCTGCCAGTCGGTGACACCATCGACAGCGTCGGCAATGACGATCTCGCATTCGTTTCGCATCAGGTACGTGCGAACAGTTTCGATGTATTCGGGATGCACCGTTCCAGAGATGACGACCCGGCTGCCTCGATTGGTCGAGCGGATCGCCATGATGATCGCTTCAGCCAGAGCACTCGCCCCTTCGTACAGGCTGGCATTGGCGACGTCCATGCCGGTGAGGGCGGTGATCAGCGACTGGAATTCGAAGAATGCCTGCAGCGTCCCCTGACTGGCTTCTGGCTGATAAGGCGTGTAGGCGGTGTAGAACTCGCCGCGGGAGCAGATCTCATCGACCGTCGCCGGGATGAAATGATCGTAGGCTCCGCCCCCCTGGAAGCAGACGCGGTCTCCGTGCGTGGCGAAATCGGAACTGATTTTCCGGAGCATCCGGTCGAGTTCGATTTCCGACAGCGCCGGCGGCAGATCAAGTTCGCGATTGAGCCGCACGTCTTCGGGCAGCTGCTCGAAAAGATCGTCGAGGTTTTCGACCCCGATCGCGGCCAGCATCTGCTGTTGTTCTTCCGGGGTTGCAAATAGATAGGACACGCTGTTCGATCCTGGGTGCGTGGGGTGATCGAAGAAGGTTTAGGCCGGGAGGAAGGCTCAACGGGCCACGAGACAGCTTCCATTGGCGGCAGCCGGTTTCATGAGCGGGATAAACCTGGGATCACTTCACGGATAAAGCGAAGGAGTTCTCGACCGGCGCTGCCGCATTATAGACAACTCCGCCTCGAGCTACAGTCGCTGCGGCCCGAGAAATTGAAGCTGTGACAATTTGACCGAAGCGGGAATCAGTGCCCTTCTTCGTCGCAGAGCTTTTCGTAGGCGGCTCGATCGAGGAGAGCATCGATCTGAGACGGATCACTCGGAGTCAGCCGGAAAATCCAGCCAGCCTCAAACGGGCTGTCCGACAGTTTTTCCAGTTCGTTCTCGAGCGACTCGTTGACTTCGGCCACAGTGCCATCGAGGGGCGAATTCAGCTCGCCGACCGCTTTCACACTCTCAATCTCGCCGCAGGTTTCGCCCGCTTTGATCTCGCTTCCGACCTTCGGCAGATCGACATAGACCAGATCGGTCAGCTGAGAGACGGCGAAGTCGGTAATCCCGATCGTGGCGACGTTGCCGTCCCAGTGCACCCATTCATGCGTCTGCGAATACCGGAGGGAAGAAAGATCCATCCCGAACACCCCTGTCTGCCAATAAGGAGAGAATACTGTGTGAAGCGGCGCCTGCAGATCCGGGCAATTGGAACCGGGGACGGGCGAGCTTCCGCGTTGAACAGCGTCAATTCTGCACAGACGGGAAAGACTCTGCCACCCTGCCGGCTCAAAAAAGCGGCATTCGCGGTCGCCGGGGCTTCGCGGATCCCTACTTCTGTTCGAAGTCGGCGATTTTACCGAGACGGCGGGCGTGGCGGCCCCCTTCGAATTCGGTCGTCATCCAGATGTCGGTCATGCGATCGACCAGCTGTTCGCCGAGCAGTTCCGCAGACAGGCAGAGCACATTGGCATCGTTGTGACGACGGCTCATTTCCGCAGTCACTTCATCGTGACAGGCCGTGGCCCGGACGCCGGAGAATTTGTTGGCGGCAATGCACATGCCCATGCCGGTGCCGCAAATCAGAATACCACGATCCACTTCCCCGGCTGCAACAGCCTTGGAAACTTTGATGGCGAAGTCGGGATAGTCGACACTCTCACCAGATTCCGGGCCCATATCCACGGATTCGTGTCCCAGGTTGGTGAGTCGATCAAGAATACGCGATTTCAGGTCAAATCCCCGGTGATCGCTTGCGACGGCTACTTTCATTCGGATTCTGTCTCACAATGTTCGGGCGATCCT is a genomic window of Rubinisphaera margarita containing:
- the rpiB gene encoding ribose 5-phosphate isomerase B, giving the protein MKVAVASDHRGFDLKSRILDRLTNLGHESVDMGPESGESVDYPDFAIKVSKAVAAGEVDRGILICGTGMGMCIAANKFSGVRATACHDEVTAEMSRRHNDANVLCLSAELLGEQLVDRMTDIWMTTEFEGGRHARRLGKIADFEQK
- the gcvPA gene encoding aminomethyl-transferring glycine dehydrogenase subunit GcvPA, whose product is MSYLFATPEEQQQMLAAIGVENLDDLFEQLPEDVRLNRELDLPPALSEIELDRMLRKISSDFATHGDRVCFQGGGAYDHFIPATVDEICSRGEFYTAYTPYQPEASQGTLQAFFEFQSLITALTGMDVANASLYEGASALAEAIIMAIRSTNRGSRVVISGTVHPEYIETVRTYLMRNECEIVIADAVDGVTDWQQAGSLINDQTAAVVVQHPNFFGCFEDVQSVVDQAHAAGALAIEVFDPVSLGVMKRPGDYGIDIAVAEGQSLGIPLQFGGPYLGIMACREKFVRKMPGRLIGQTVDRDGRRAFVLNFQTREQHIRRDKATSNICTNQGLMALRASVYISQLGPKGFVELGDQCHQKAAALADRLTEAGVGQLAYAQPFFKEFVFQFNRPVDEVIAAAQNAGFNLGPVLDRFEFPNGVPENSLLIAVTEKRTFDEIDRLVAALSR
- the gcvH gene encoding glycine cleavage system protein GcvH, whose product is MDLSSLRYSQTHEWVHWDGNVATIGITDFAVSQLTDLVYVDLPKVGSEIKAGETCGEIESVKAVGELNSPLDGTVAEVNESLENELEKLSDSPFEAGWIFRLTPSDPSQIDALLDRAAYEKLCDEEGH